A single region of the Triticum dicoccoides isolate Atlit2015 ecotype Zavitan chromosome 2B, WEW_v2.0, whole genome shotgun sequence genome encodes:
- the LOC119368279 gene encoding probable transcription factor FL: MDPNDAFLAAHPFRWDLGPPAPAAVPPPPPPPPLPPALPPANAPRELEDLVVGYGVRASTVARISELGFTASTLLVMTERELDDMTAALAGLFRWDLLIGERFGLRAALRAERGRLMSPGCRHHGYQSGSTIDGASQEVLSNERDGAASGGIGEDDAMRMMASGKKQKNGSAARKAKKARRNKVKELRLDMQGDEHEDGGGGRSESTESSAGGVGGERQREHPFVVTEPGEVARAKKNGLDYLFHLYEQCRLFLLQVQSMAKLHGQKSPTKVTNQVFRYASKVGASYINKPKMRHYVHCYALHCLDEDASDALRRAYKARGENVGAWRQACYAPLVDIAARHGFDIDAVFAAHPRLAIWYVPTRLRQLCHQARSAHDAAAAAHAGSMPPPMF; encoded by the exons ATGGATCCCAACGACGCCTTCTTGGCCGCGCACCCGTTTAGGTGGGACCTCGGCCCACCGGCTCCGGCAgccgtgcctcctcctcctcccccgcctccgCTTCCTCCTGCGCTGCCTCCGGCGAACGCGCCGAGGGAGCTGGAGGACCTCGTGGTCGGGTATGGCGTGCGCGCGTCCACGGTGGCGCGGATCTCGGAGCTCGGGTTCACGGCTAGCACGCTCCTGGTCATGACCGAGCGCGAGCTCGACGACATGACGGCCGCGCTCGCGGGGTTGTTCCGCTGGGACCTGCTCATCGGCGAGCGGTTCGGCCTTCGCGCCGCGCTGCGCGCCGAACGTGGCCGCCTCATGTCACCAGGCTGCCGCCACCACGGATACCAGTCCGGCAGCACCATCGACGGCGCCTCACAGGAAG TGTTGTCGAACGAGCGCGATGGGGCGGCTAGCGGCGGCATCGGCGAAGACGACGCCATGAGGATGATGGCGTCTGGCAAGAAGCAGAAGAATGGGTCCGCAGCGAGGAAGGCCAAGAAGGCGAGGAggaacaaggtgaaggagctgcgACTGGACATGCAGGGGGACGAGCACGAGGACGGCGGGGGCGGCCGGTCGGAGTCGACGGAGTCGTCAGCCGGAGGCGTCGGCGGGGAGCGGCAGCGGGAGCACCCGTTCGTGGTGACGGAGCCCGGCGAGGTGGCGAGGGCGAAGAAGAACGGGCTGGACTACCTGTTCCATCTCTACGAGCAGTGCCGCCTCTTCCTGCTCCAGGTGCAGTCCATGGCCAAGCTGCATGGCCAGAAGTCTCCAACCAAG GTGACGAACCAGGTGTTCAGGTACGCGAGCAAGGTGGGGGCGAGCTACATCAACAAGCCCAAGATGCGGCACTACGTGCACTGCTACGCGCTGCACTGCCTGGACGAGGACGCCTCCGACGCGCTGCGCCGGGCGTACAAGGCGCGCGGCGAGAACGTCGGCGCCTGGAGGCAGGCGTGCTACGCGCCGCTGGTGGACATCGCGGCGCGCCACGGCTTCGACATCGACGCCGTCTTCGCCGCGCACCCGCGGCTCGCCATCTGGTACGTGCCCACCAGGCTCCGCCAGCTCTGTCACCAGGCGCGCAGcgcccacgacgccgccgccgccgcacacgcCGGCTCCATGCCGCCGCCAATGTTCTAG
- the LOC119365525 gene encoding 60S ribosomal protein L12-3: MPPKLDPSQVVEVYVRVTGGEVGAASSLAPKIGPLGLSPKKIGEDIAKETAKDWKGLRVTVKLTVQNRQAKVSVVPSAAALVIKSLKEPERDRKKVKNIKHNGNISLDDVIEIAKIMKPRSMAKEMAGTVKEILGTCVSVGCTVDGKDPKDLQTEIDDGEVEIPSA; the protein is encoded by the coding sequence ATGCCGCCCAAGCTCGACCCGTCGCAGGTGGTGGAGGTCTACGTCCGGGTGACCGGAGGCGAGGTCGGCGCGGCGTCTTCGCTTGCCCCCAAGATCGGCCCCCTCGGTCTCTCCCCCAAGAAGATCGGTGAGGACATCGCCAAGGAGACGGCCAAGGACTGGAAGGGCCTCCGCGTCACCGTCAAGCTCACCGTCCAGAACCGTCAGGCCAAGGTCTCCGTCGTCCCTTCCGCCGCGGCGCTCGTCATCAAGTCCCTCAAGGAGCCCGAGAGGGACAGGAAGAAGGTGAAGAACATCAAGCACAACGGCAACATCAGCCTCGACGACGTCATCGAGATCGCCAAGATCATGAAGCCCAGGTCCATGGCCAAGGAGATGGCCGGGACTGTCAAGGAGATCCTCGGCACCTGCGTCAGCGTCGGCTGCACCGTCGACGGGAAGGACCCCAAGGACCTGCAGACGGAGATCGACGACGGCGAGGTCGAGATCCCCTCCGCTTAA